A single region of the Liolophura sinensis isolate JHLJ2023 chromosome 9, CUHK_Ljap_v2, whole genome shotgun sequence genome encodes:
- the LOC135475258 gene encoding toll-like receptor 2 type-1, with amino-acid sequence MTTQGSLKRAIPREGIHLQYNMLLCYVEILLAVFLPTLSKPGCDLDVHRLFLDCSSRGWKSVQSRKFSNDTHGIDLSYNRIVKVRNQTFINVPMLEFLDLSNNVIKSLQSAAFQGLSHLVSLNLSYNRLPLSFKVWTPQLLEPLGNLRLIKIKGPPSTAVVPWQGIGAAFGTLTNLTKIFLDLPVNFVFEEGFHSLEKLTTISTHGESKFSNCKIVYLTTRTFRILEHTPVRELRLVNCKILLIQKGTFDVFTSLEILDLSYNIDLGLNNAMWSLHSFRQRNMTEINLAMVNGETFNFQDVVLIPDETRHLSDICVRSVDLSMNSISILVFSESSLWIDCLVKLNVSHHSLQVFPSVILKSLSTSKSLKSLDFSQENVVPTDWRKFSPYRVHKNSRENVSLSPNLSWLSFSKCWSWFGTHTEIHFSFTSNLRHLGVAFNNIGKCKGQCFKGFYNLTSIDMSGNSLTHFPTEVFANNNQLRTINLANNKLQRLPSKDLDDMYRIEILDLSANVFTYLQSDEMTLIDSWLEKSPTFHLLLGNNPLQCTCDTIMFIRWVIQVEDNLDNPDSYTCILSNGTRLPFSTFRKLLTDFEVQCVSHTYLIISVVGVSTLIVLVLLFAGIYRYRLNLRYWLYTKLMPPEDMFVDQVYTYDAFVAYTCDDYEWVIRMLRPKLELVDDPIRLCVHDRDFIPGKPIHENIVDKMKESRKILLIISQGFLESRFGPLEIEYAGMKCLEEGRDDTILCVLMEDIPVRKMPRALRNLWHKITFLKWSDDADQEIIFWRNLKAALTPTQGSEIVRRKHRETAV; translated from the coding sequence ATGACAACACAAGGCAGTCTAAAGAGAGCGATTCCAAGAGAAGGTATACACTTACAATACAATATGCTGCTCTGTTACGTCGAAATCCTCCTCGCTGTCTTCCTTCCAACACTATCAAAACCTGGCTGTGATCTTGATGTACATCGGCTTTTCCTGGACTGCAGTTCTCGCGGGTGGAAATCAGTACAGTCGAGGAAATTCTCCAATGACACCCATGGAATTGACCTGAGCTATAACAGAATCGTCAAAGTCCGAAATCAGACATTCATAAACGTGCCGATGTTAGAATTCCTAGATCTCTCAAACAATGTAATTAAATCTTTGCAATCAGCAGCATTTCAAGGTCTTTCACACCTTGTATCACTAAATTTGTCTTACAACCGATTACCCTTATCTTTCAAGGTATGGACGCCACAACTGCTTGAGCCACTAGGAAACCTGAGATTGATTAAGATTAAAGGGCCACCTAGTACCGCAGTAGTGCCATGGCAAGGCATTGGTGCCGCATTCGGAACACTTACAAACCTAACGAAAATTTTTCTCGATTTACCGGTTAATTTTGTCTTCGAAGAAGGATTTCATTCACTGGAAAAGTTGACCACAATTTCAACACATGGCGAAAGCAAATTTTCAAATTGTAAAATAGTATATCTCACAACGAGAACTTTTCGTATTCTCGAACACACGCCTGTAAGAGAGTTGCGACTGGTTAATTGCAAGATTCTGCTCATTCAGAAGGGTACATTTGATGTTTTTACGTCACTAGAAATTCTCGACCTTAGCTACAACATAGATTTAGGGTTGAATAACGCCATGTGGAGCTTGCACTCCTTCCgacaaagaaacatgactgagATCAATTTGGCGATGGTAAACGGGGAGACGTTTAACTTTCAAGACGTAGTCTTGATACCGGATGAAACTAGGCATTTGTCCGATATTTGCGTGCGATCGGTTGATTTATCCATGAATTCCATCTCCATATTGGTTTTTAGTGAATCTAGTCTGTGGATAGACTGCCTGGTAAAGCTTAACGTATCACACCATTCTCTGCAAGTGTTTCCCTCTGTCATACTAAAGTCGCTCAGCACAAGCAAGAGTTTGAAAAGTTTAGATttcagtcaagaaaatgtcgTACCAACAGACTGGAGGAAATTTTCTCCATATAGAGTACATAAGAACTCGAGAGAAAACGTCTCCTTATCACCAAACCTGTCATGGCTTAGTTTTAGTAAATGTTGGAGTTGGTTTGGCACGCACACAGAAATCCATTTCTCTTTTACTTCAAATCTTCGCCACCTTGGTGTTGCCTTTAATAACATTGGTAAATGCAAAGGTCAGTGTTTTAAAGGTTTCTACAACCTAACAAGCATTGACATGTCAGGAAACAGTCTCACACATTTTCCCACAGAAGTTTTTGCCAACAACAACCAACTCAGAACAATTAATTTGGCTAACAATAAGTTACAGCGCTTACCATCAAAAGATCTGGACGACATGTACCGAATTGAAATACTGGATTTATCCGCTAATGTTTTCACCTATCTGCAATCAGACGAAATGACATTAATTGACAGCTGGCTTGAGAAATCTCCAACATTCCATCTCCTGCTTGGGAATAATCCTCTTCAATGCACATGTGACACAATTATGTTTATCCGGTGGGTCATTCAGGTGGAAGACAACCTCGATAACCCTGACAGTTACACGTGCATACTGTCGAATGGTACTCGGCTACCCTTTTCGACATTCAGAAAACTGTTAACGGACTTTGAAGTGCAATGCGTTAGTCACACTTACTTGATAATATCCGTGGTGGGCGTCTCGACGCTTATCGTTTTGGTTTTGTTGTTTGCTGGGATATATCGTTACCGTCTCAACCTCCGATACTGGCTGTATACTAAACTCATGCCACCCGAGGACATGTTTGTTGATCAGGTATATACCTATGACGCTTTTGTGGCCTACACCTGTGATGATTACGAGTGGGTGATTCGAATGCTGCGTCCGAAACTAGAATTGGTGGACGATCCCATAAGACTTTGTGTTCATGACAGAGATTTCATTCCTGGAAAGCCGATTCATGAAAATATCGTggataaaatgaaagaaagtcGTAAAATCCTATTAATCATCAGTCAAGGGTTCCTGGAATCCCGATTCGGCCCTTTGGAAATCGAGTACGCTGGCATGAAATGCCTGGAAGAAGGTAGAGACGACACAATCTTGTGTGTGCTGATGGAGGATATCCCAGTTCGGAAGATGCCGAGGGCATTGAGAAACCTGTGGCATAAGATCACATTCCTGAAATGGAGTGATGACGCCGATCAGGAGATCATTTTCTGGCGGAATCTTAAAGCTGCTTTGACACCTACGCAAGGTAGCGAAATCGTTAGAAGGAAACACCGAGAGACGGCTGTGTGA